A genomic window from Synechococcus sp. CBW1107 includes:
- the recF gene encoding DNA replication/repair protein RecF, translating to MLDFRNYAQLSLEVAEPRLLVIGANGEGKSNLLEAVELLGSLRSHRSGHDRDLIRHGQSRALVRGWCGDGDPSGGGAAAPGPDQLGLELELRQQGGRQARRNGRTLERQLDLVGPLRCVGFSALDLELVRGEPALRRQWLDRVVLQLEPVYGELLARYGRLLRQRSQLLRRGLGQGEQQLHSLLDAFDQQMALIGTRLHRRRRRALARLQPLAAAWQERLSGGREQLELRYQAGSQLEGEEAEAPWREALLEQLQRQRPEESRLGACQVGPQRDEVALLLGEEPARRFGSAGQQRTLVLALKLAELELVQQLWGEPPLLLLDDVLAELDPKRQELLLEVVGTGHQCLVSATHLTSFSSAWQGGDSQVVRICQGEVVDSGGHP from the coding sequence CTGCTCGATTTTCGCAACTACGCCCAGCTCTCGCTCGAGGTCGCTGAGCCGCGTCTGCTCGTGATCGGCGCCAACGGGGAAGGCAAGTCGAACCTGCTTGAGGCTGTGGAACTTCTCGGCAGCCTGCGCTCCCACCGCAGCGGTCACGACCGGGATCTGATCCGCCATGGCCAGAGCCGGGCGCTGGTGCGTGGCTGGTGCGGCGACGGCGACCCCTCAGGGGGTGGAGCGGCAGCGCCGGGGCCCGATCAGCTGGGACTGGAACTCGAGCTGAGACAGCAGGGGGGACGCCAGGCCCGACGCAACGGCAGGACCCTGGAGCGCCAGCTCGATCTGGTGGGCCCCCTGCGCTGCGTGGGGTTCAGTGCCCTCGACCTGGAGCTGGTGCGGGGGGAGCCGGCCCTGCGGCGCCAGTGGCTCGATCGAGTGGTGCTGCAGCTGGAACCGGTGTATGGGGAACTGCTGGCCCGCTACGGCCGCTTGCTGCGCCAGCGCAGCCAGTTGCTGCGCCGGGGGCTGGGCCAGGGGGAGCAGCAGCTGCACTCACTGCTCGACGCCTTCGATCAGCAGATGGCCCTGATCGGCACGCGCCTGCACCGCCGCCGCCGCCGTGCCCTGGCCCGCCTGCAACCCTTGGCCGCCGCCTGGCAGGAGAGGCTCAGTGGCGGCCGCGAGCAACTGGAGTTGCGCTACCAGGCCGGCAGCCAGCTGGAGGGGGAAGAAGCGGAGGCCCCCTGGCGCGAAGCTCTGCTGGAGCAACTCCAGCGGCAGCGGCCGGAGGAAAGCCGCCTGGGAGCCTGTCAGGTGGGCCCCCAGCGCGACGAGGTGGCACTGCTGCTGGGGGAGGAGCCCGCCCGCCGCTTCGGCTCCGCCGGCCAGCAGCGCACGCTCGTGCTGGCCCTGAAACTGGCGGAACTGGAGCTGGTGCAGCAGCTCTGGGGTGAGCCCCCGTTGCTGCTGCTCGACGACGTTCTGGCAGAGCTCGACCCGAAGCGGCAGGAGTTGCTGCTGGAGGTGGTGGGCACGGGCCACCAGTGCCTGGTGAGCGCCACCCACCTGACGTCGTTCAGCTCCGCCTGGCAAGGGGGGGACTCCCAGGTGGTGCGGATCTGCCAGGGGGAGGTGGTGGATTCGGGCGGTCACCCGTAG
- the ppc gene encoding phosphoenolpyruvate carboxylase has product MRQPLSAPSAVLAQAPQAVPTAPAPRVTRLLGERLELVEDLWKTVLLSECPPDQAERLLRLKRLSDPLEAAGGEIDTTAAIVQLIREMDLSEAIAAARAFSLYFQLVNILEQHIEEDSYLASLQESSTPASPDPFAPPLASQTDPATFRELFTRLRGLNVPPAQIENLLRELDIRLVFTAHPTEIVRHTVRHKQRRVAALIHRLQQDSPTELQDERSLRLQLEEEIRLWWRTDELHQFKPSVLDEVDYALHYFQQVLFDAMPLLRQRIINALASSYPDVEPPRDAFCTFGSWVGSDRDGNPSVTPDITWRTACYQRQLMIERYITAVQGLRDQLSISMQWSQVSAPLLESLEMDRLRFPEIYEERAARYRLEPYRLKLSYIVERLRLTHQRNQQLAEAGWESPCENAGPAVLSTGTGPMAAAPPELHYGSVNELRQDLELLRDSLQTTGLSCEPLQTLLSQVHIFAFCLASLDIRQESTRHSDALDELTRYLQLPTPYGEMEEEQRVEWLLQELQTRRPMLPPAARWSPATDETFAVFRMLQRLQQEFGSRICRSYIISMAHTVSDLLEVLLLAKEAGLVDPKAVQTQLLVVPLFETVEDLQRAPAVMQRLFSEPFYRTLLASSAEADKPLQEVMLGYSDSNKDSGFLSSNWEIHKAQIALQRLASEHDVALCIFHGRGGSVGRGGGPAYQAILAQPSGTLNGRIKITEQGEVLASKYSLPELALYNLETVTTAVLQNSLVSTNVDDTPVWNDLMGRLAARSRVHYRRLVHENPDLVAFFQQVTPIEEISKLQISSRPARRKSGAKDLSSLRAIPWVFGWTQSRFLLPSWFGVGAALQEELDDDPGQLELLRLLYQRWPFFRMLISKVEMTLSKVDLDLAHHYVQALGRPSHREAFEEIFQVIAAEFELTRDLVLKISGHARLLDGDPALQLSVDLRNQTIVPLGYLQVALLRRLRDQNRQPPMSEAGSGDGQDGRTYSRSELLRGALLTINGIAAGMRNTG; this is encoded by the coding sequence ATGCGGCAGCCCCTGTCCGCCCCATCCGCCGTTCTGGCCCAAGCCCCCCAGGCAGTACCCACGGCTCCAGCCCCCCGCGTCACCCGGCTGCTCGGAGAGCGGCTCGAACTGGTGGAGGATCTCTGGAAAACAGTCCTGCTCAGCGAGTGTCCGCCCGATCAGGCCGAGCGCCTGCTGCGACTCAAGCGGCTGAGCGACCCCCTGGAAGCCGCAGGCGGAGAGATCGACACCACGGCCGCCATCGTGCAGCTGATCCGGGAGATGGACCTCTCGGAGGCGATCGCTGCGGCCCGCGCCTTCTCGCTCTACTTCCAGCTGGTGAACATCCTCGAGCAGCACATCGAGGAAGACAGCTACCTGGCCAGCCTTCAGGAATCCTCCACTCCCGCCAGCCCTGATCCCTTCGCTCCACCGCTGGCCAGTCAGACCGATCCTGCCACCTTCCGTGAGCTGTTCACCCGCCTGCGGGGACTGAACGTTCCCCCCGCCCAGATCGAGAACCTGCTGCGGGAACTCGACATCCGGCTCGTGTTCACGGCCCACCCCACCGAGATCGTGCGCCACACCGTGCGGCACAAACAGCGTCGGGTGGCGGCCCTGATCCACCGCCTGCAGCAGGACAGCCCCACGGAGCTGCAGGACGAACGCAGCCTGCGCCTGCAGCTGGAGGAGGAGATCCGGCTGTGGTGGCGCACCGACGAGCTGCACCAGTTCAAGCCCTCGGTGCTCGATGAGGTCGACTACGCCCTCCATTACTTCCAGCAGGTGCTCTTCGACGCGATGCCCCTGTTGCGGCAGCGCATCATCAATGCCCTCGCCAGCAGTTACCCGGATGTGGAGCCGCCCCGGGATGCCTTCTGCACCTTCGGCTCCTGGGTGGGCTCCGACCGGGATGGCAACCCCTCCGTCACCCCCGACATCACCTGGCGGACCGCCTGTTATCAGCGCCAGCTGATGATCGAGCGCTACATCACGGCCGTGCAGGGACTGCGCGACCAGCTCAGCATCTCGATGCAGTGGTCGCAGGTGAGTGCCCCGCTGCTCGAGTCCCTGGAGATGGACCGGCTGCGCTTCCCGGAGATCTACGAGGAGCGGGCCGCCCGCTACCGACTCGAGCCTTATCGCCTCAAGCTCAGCTACATCGTCGAACGGTTACGCCTCACCCACCAGCGCAATCAGCAGCTGGCGGAGGCCGGCTGGGAATCCCCCTGCGAGAATGCCGGTCCGGCGGTGCTGAGCACGGGCACCGGACCGATGGCGGCCGCCCCGCCCGAACTGCACTACGGCTCGGTGAACGAGCTGCGCCAGGATCTCGAACTCCTGCGCGACAGTCTCCAGACCACGGGACTCAGCTGTGAACCACTGCAGACCCTGCTGAGCCAGGTGCACATCTTCGCGTTCTGCCTGGCCAGCCTCGACATCCGCCAGGAGAGCACCCGCCACAGCGATGCCCTCGATGAACTGACCCGCTACCTGCAGCTCCCCACGCCCTACGGGGAGATGGAGGAGGAGCAGCGCGTGGAATGGTTGCTCCAGGAACTGCAGACCCGCCGGCCCATGCTGCCGCCCGCAGCCCGCTGGAGCCCGGCCACGGACGAAACCTTCGCGGTGTTCCGCATGCTGCAGCGGCTGCAGCAGGAATTCGGCTCCCGGATCTGCCGCAGCTACATCATCTCGATGGCGCACACGGTCTCCGACCTGCTGGAGGTGCTGCTGCTGGCCAAGGAGGCCGGTCTGGTGGACCCCAAGGCGGTCCAGACCCAGTTGCTGGTGGTCCCCCTGTTCGAAACGGTGGAGGATCTGCAGCGGGCGCCGGCGGTGATGCAGCGCCTGTTCTCGGAGCCTTTCTACCGGACCCTGCTGGCCAGCAGCGCCGAAGCCGACAAACCCCTGCAGGAGGTGATGCTCGGCTACTCCGACAGCAACAAGGATTCCGGCTTCCTCTCCAGCAACTGGGAGATCCACAAGGCCCAGATCGCGCTGCAGCGGCTGGCCAGCGAGCACGATGTGGCGTTGTGCATCTTCCACGGCCGGGGCGGCTCGGTGGGACGGGGCGGCGGCCCGGCCTACCAGGCGATCCTGGCCCAGCCCAGTGGCACCCTCAACGGCCGCATCAAGATCACCGAGCAGGGCGAGGTGCTGGCCTCGAAGTACTCCCTGCCGGAGCTGGCGCTCTACAACCTCGAAACGGTCACCACCGCCGTGCTGCAGAACAGCCTGGTGAGCACCAACGTCGATGACACACCCGTCTGGAACGACCTCATGGGCCGCCTGGCGGCCCGCTCCCGGGTGCACTACCGGCGGCTGGTGCATGAAAATCCCGATCTGGTGGCCTTCTTCCAGCAGGTCACACCGATCGAGGAGATCAGCAAGCTGCAGATCTCCAGCCGCCCCGCCCGCCGCAAGAGTGGAGCCAAGGACCTTTCCAGCCTGCGGGCGATCCCCTGGGTGTTCGGCTGGACCCAGAGTCGCTTCCTCCTGCCCAGCTGGTTCGGCGTGGGAGCAGCCCTGCAGGAGGAACTCGACGACGATCCCGGCCAGCTCGAGTTGCTGCGTCTTCTCTACCAGCGCTGGCCCTTCTTCCGGATGCTGATCTCCAAGGTGGAGATGACCCTCTCGAAGGTGGATCTCGACCTGGCTCATCACTATGTGCAGGCCCTGGGTCGCCCCAGCCACCGTGAAGCCTTCGAGGAGATCTTCCAGGTGATCGCGGCCGAGTTCGAGCTCACCCGTGATCTTGTGCTGAAGATCTCGGGCCACGCCCGCCTGCTCGACGGTGATCCGGCCCTGCAGCTCTCGGTCGATCTCCGCAATCAGACGATCGTGCCTCTGGGCTATCTGCAGGTGGCCCTGTTGCGACGCCTGCGCGACCAGAACCGGCAGCCGCCGATGAGCGAAGCCGGCAGCGGTGATGGCCAGGATGGCCGCACCTACAGCCGCAGCGAACTGCTGCGCGGTGCCCTGCTCACCATCAACGGCATCGCCGCTGGCATGCGCAACACCGGTTGA
- the gshA gene encoding glutamate--cysteine ligase: MSDQLLLKGFEVELFTGRADGTVVGVAEQAAAQLEGFVTEPDHRNLEYITPPDADYAHQLELLLEPRRRLRRWLGERQLTLLPGSTLSLGDSRRFERSDPSNPYHGFIETTYGTRVVTASVHINLGLTEMGALFAGCRLLRCEGALLLALSASSPFLDGVATGAHSQRWLQFPLTPPTVPLFLDHQHYIHWMDAQLAAGAMRNVRHLWTSVRPNGENRPHDLNRLEIRICDLISQPRQLLALTVFAELRLLQLLEDPQTHDPLRASRLGPDQLAELADSNDRAAARRSLRATLSDWRTGEEIEAGVWIQRELDDMAPLASRLGLSSWLEPMHTILREGNEAMRWLERHDAGVPLREILADGATAMQLAEVEPAPRNTAASHPLG; this comes from the coding sequence ATGAGCGATCAACTGTTGCTCAAGGGCTTCGAGGTGGAGCTGTTCACCGGCCGGGCCGATGGCACCGTGGTTGGAGTGGCGGAGCAGGCCGCGGCCCAGCTGGAGGGGTTCGTCACCGAACCGGACCATCGCAACCTGGAATACATCACTCCACCGGATGCCGACTATGCCCACCAGCTGGAGCTGCTGCTGGAGCCGAGGCGACGCCTGCGCCGCTGGCTGGGCGAGCGGCAGCTGACCCTGCTCCCGGGGAGCACCCTCAGCCTGGGGGACAGCCGCCGCTTCGAGCGCTCCGACCCTTCGAACCCGTATCACGGCTTCATCGAGACCACCTATGGGACCCGGGTGGTGACCGCCAGCGTGCACATCAACCTCGGGCTCACCGAGATGGGTGCCCTGTTCGCCGGCTGCAGGCTGTTGCGCTGCGAAGGCGCTCTGCTGCTGGCGCTGAGTGCCAGTTCACCATTCCTCGATGGGGTCGCCACCGGCGCACACTCCCAGCGCTGGCTGCAGTTCCCGCTCACCCCGCCGACCGTGCCGCTGTTTCTCGATCATCAGCACTACATCCACTGGATGGATGCCCAGCTGGCGGCCGGGGCCATGCGCAACGTCCGCCATCTCTGGACCTCCGTGCGGCCCAACGGGGAGAACCGGCCCCACGACCTGAACCGGCTCGAGATCCGGATCTGTGACCTGATCAGCCAGCCCCGTCAGCTTCTGGCCCTGACGGTCTTCGCGGAGCTGCGCCTGCTGCAGCTGCTGGAGGATCCCCAGACCCACGATCCACTGCGAGCCAGCCGGCTGGGGCCGGATCAGCTCGCCGAGCTGGCCGACAGCAACGACCGCGCCGCTGCCCGAAGGAGCCTGAGGGCCACGCTCAGCGACTGGCGTACGGGAGAGGAGATCGAAGCCGGTGTCTGGATTCAGCGGGAGCTGGACGACATGGCGCCGCTCGCCTCCAGACTAGGCCTGAGCTCCTGGCTGGAGCCGATGCACACCATCCTGCGCGAGGGCAATGAGGCGATGCGCTGGCTGGAGCGGCATGACGCCGGAGTGCCGCTGCGCGAGATCCTGGCCGATGGAGCCACAGCCATGCAGCTGGCCGAAGTGGAACCGGCACCACGCAACACAGCGGCTTCTCACCCTTTGGGATGA